The Deinococcus koreensis genome window below encodes:
- a CDS encoding P-II family nitrogen regulator, producing MKLVTAVIRPERVQQVKEALFQAGISGITLGRVSGHGGEQEVVEHYRGTRVMVEFHDKVEVRMAVSEPFVQAAIDAVVRGARTGEVGDGKIFVQPLERVIRIRTGEQDTAALTPVTEKRLTPA from the coding sequence ATGAAACTCGTCACGGCAGTCATCAGGCCCGAACGCGTCCAGCAGGTCAAGGAAGCGCTGTTCCAGGCGGGCATCAGCGGCATCACGCTGGGGCGTGTCAGCGGGCACGGCGGCGAGCAGGAGGTCGTGGAGCACTACCGCGGCACCCGCGTGATGGTCGAGTTCCACGACAAGGTGGAAGTCCGCATGGCGGTCAGCGAACCCTTCGTGCAGGCAGCCATCGACGCCGTCGTGCGGGGGGCGCGCACCGGCGAGGTCGGGGACGGCAAGATCTTCGTGCAGCCGCTCGAACGCGTCATCCGCATCCGTACCGGCGAGCAGGACACCGCCGCCCTGACCCCCGTCACCGAAAAACGCCTCACCCCGGCCTGA